The Podarcis muralis chromosome 16, rPodMur119.hap1.1, whole genome shotgun sequence genomic interval cgacaatttgttgttgacaaaggacagctggacacataaagggtcccattaccttcagtagcttagggcctcatcaagccTAAATCCGGCCCTCCTGAGCCGCAGCTCAGCCTGGAGCCGccgcgcccccccccgcccccagaattGGGCTCCCGCCCCTCTCTGCGCCCCCCACTTACAGACGGCGAAGGTCATCTGGGCGATGTTGCCCATGCTGGGGGGGATCCTGTGGCTCATAATCCGGAGGGGCCCCGAATAGACGAACAAGGAGGAGGCGATCAGCGCCCCCCCGCTCAGGGCGCGGCAGCTGAAGCAGGACCAGAAAAAGGACCGTTTCTGCTCCGGTGAGGAAGCGGCGCGCTCGACGCTGGAAGACATGCCGCGGCTTTCCTGCGGGGGCGGGAAGATGGCGGCGCCCAGGACACCGCGCCGGAAGCGGCTTGCGCCCAGAAGCCGCTCTGCTTCCTGTCCCTCGTCTCGGTGGAAGCAGAAAGCGCGGCGTGCACTGCAATGGATGTCCGGCATGCCAACAACTTCCCGATCGATTGGTTCCCCCATCGATTTGAATGGTCATGCTGGCTCCCGTCAACGTTTGCAGGTGGAGGCAAATCTcaagaagagaggaagggggaattTCCTCCCTCCAGGAGATATTAGTTAGTTAGGGAACATCAAGCTGATTACGTCCAGCTTTTTGTCCACTTCTCCATCTGTATAAAAGCCAGCTTTCCAATATTCTT includes:
- the DMAC1 gene encoding distal membrane-arm assembly complex protein 1 encodes the protein MPDIHCSARRAFCFHRDEGQEAERLLGASRFRRGVLGAAIFPPPQESRGMSSSVERAASSPEQKRSFFWSCFSCRALSGGALIASSLFVYSGPLRIMSHRIPPSMGNIAQMTFAVCLFCWGVTVWINPVGSYKKDE